From Rhodovastum atsumiense, a single genomic window includes:
- the glgC gene encoding glucose-1-phosphate adenylyltransferase: MSMAGQGRRPSTTAPIARTAMAYVLAGGRGSRLLELTDRRAKPAVYFGGKSRIIDFALSNALNSGIRRIGVATQYKAHSLIRHMQRGWNFFRPERNESFDILPASQRMDDENWYAGTADAVYQNIDIIDPYQTEHIVILAGDHIYKMDYEKMLQQHVEQQADVTVGCLEVPRMQATGFGVMHVDETARIIDFVEKPADPPAMPGRPDTALASMGIYVFNTRFLFDQLRRDAADKNSNRDFGKDIIPYIVRNGKAVAHYFSRSCVRSGTESEAYWRDVGTVDAYWEANIDLTAVVPALDLYDRNWPIWTYGEITPPAKFVHDQEGRRGSAVSSLVSGGCIVSGATLNRTLLFTGVRVHSYAKVDSSVILPEVDIGRHARLRNVVVDHGVRIPPGLVVGEDPERDARYFRRTSRGICLITQAMIDRMTA; this comes from the coding sequence GCTCGCGGGCGGACGTGGCAGCCGGTTGCTCGAACTGACCGACCGGCGCGCCAAGCCCGCGGTCTATTTCGGCGGCAAGTCGCGCATCATCGACTTCGCGCTGTCGAACGCGCTGAATTCGGGCATCCGTCGCATCGGCGTCGCCACCCAGTACAAGGCGCACAGCCTGATCCGGCACATGCAGCGCGGCTGGAACTTCTTCCGTCCCGAGCGTAACGAGAGCTTCGACATCCTGCCGGCCAGCCAGCGCATGGATGACGAGAACTGGTATGCCGGCACCGCCGATGCGGTCTACCAGAACATCGACATCATCGACCCCTACCAGACCGAGCACATCGTCATCCTCGCCGGTGACCACATCTACAAGATGGACTACGAGAAGATGCTGCAGCAGCATGTCGAGCAGCAGGCCGACGTCACCGTCGGCTGCCTCGAAGTGCCGCGCATGCAGGCCACCGGCTTCGGGGTGATGCATGTGGACGAGACCGCCCGCATCATCGACTTCGTCGAAAAGCCCGCCGATCCGCCGGCGATGCCGGGCCGGCCCGACACCGCGCTGGCCAGCATGGGCATCTACGTCTTCAACACGCGGTTCCTGTTCGACCAGTTGCGGCGCGACGCCGCCGACAAGAACTCCAACCGCGATTTCGGCAAGGACATCATCCCGTACATCGTCAGGAACGGGAAAGCGGTCGCGCATTACTTCTCCCGCTCCTGCGTCCGTTCCGGTACCGAGTCCGAGGCCTACTGGCGCGACGTCGGCACGGTCGACGCCTACTGGGAAGCCAATATCGACCTGACCGCCGTGGTGCCCGCCCTCGATCTCTATGATCGCAACTGGCCGATCTGGACGTACGGCGAGATCACCCCGCCGGCCAAGTTCGTGCATGACCAGGAAGGCCGGCGCGGCAGCGCGGTTTCCTCGCTGGTCTCGGGCGGTTGCATCGTGTCCGGCGCCACCCTGAACCGCACGCTGCTGTTCACCGGGGTGCGGGTGCATTCCTATGCCAAGGTGGACAGCTCGGTCATCCTGCCCGAAGTGGACATCGGCCGGCATGCCCGGCTGCGTAACGTCGTGGTCGATCATGGCGTGCGCATCCCACCCGGGCTTGTGGTGGGCGAGGATCCCGAGCGCGACGCCCGTTATTTCCGCCGCACCTCGCGCGGCATCTGCCTGATCACCCAGGCCATGATCGACCGGATGACCGCGTGA
- the glgA gene encoding glycogen synthase GlgA, producing MSALSVLSVASEAFPLVKTGGLADVVGALPAALAAEDVQVCTMLPGYPAVMDALTEANEVFAYADMYGAPARVLRGRAAGLDLIVLDASHLYLRVGNPYLGPDRRDWSDNSVRFAALSGVAAEVAAGRAGLPAADVVHAHDWQTGLVPAYLRYRGGPPAVMTVHNLAFQGQFGPGLFPTLGLPPQAWSVEGVEYYGDVGYLKAGLSLADAVTTVSPTYAAEIRTSAGGMGLDGLLRARGNRLVGIRNGIDVTVWDPATDPLLPAVFEVGQLSGRSLCKAALQARLGLARDPDALVYGVVSRLTWQKGMDLLLQSLPALLEGGGQLAVLGSGERWMEEGFAHASRVHPGRVGCMFGYDESLAHQIQAGSDALLVPSRFEPCGLTQLCALRYGALPVVARVGGLADTVVDANEMALQAGAGSGVMFAPGQQEMLEAALHRTAELWRDRALWRQLQRNAMRTDVSWERPAARYAALFRDVAGHGTLSRAA from the coding sequence GTGAGCGCGCTCTCCGTTCTTTCGGTCGCTTCCGAGGCCTTCCCGCTGGTCAAGACCGGCGGCCTCGCGGATGTGGTCGGTGCCCTGCCGGCGGCCCTGGCGGCTGAGGACGTGCAGGTCTGCACGATGCTGCCCGGCTACCCCGCCGTGATGGATGCACTGACCGAGGCGAACGAAGTCTTCGCCTACGCCGATATGTATGGCGCGCCGGCGAGGGTGTTGCGCGGCCGGGCTGCCGGGCTCGACCTGATCGTGCTGGACGCGTCGCATCTGTACCTGCGCGTGGGCAACCCCTATCTGGGTCCCGATCGCCGTGACTGGTCGGACAATTCCGTGCGCTTCGCCGCGCTCTCCGGCGTGGCCGCCGAGGTCGCCGCCGGGCGGGCGGGCCTGCCCGCCGCCGATGTTGTGCATGCGCATGACTGGCAGACCGGGCTCGTGCCCGCCTATCTGCGCTACCGCGGCGGCCCGCCCGCGGTGATGACGGTGCACAACCTGGCTTTCCAGGGCCAGTTCGGGCCCGGATTGTTTCCGACGCTGGGGCTGCCGCCGCAGGCCTGGTCGGTCGAGGGCGTCGAATATTACGGCGATGTCGGCTACCTGAAGGCCGGGCTGTCGCTGGCCGACGCGGTCACCACCGTCTCGCCCACCTACGCTGCGGAGATCCGTACCTCCGCGGGCGGGATGGGGCTCGACGGGCTGCTGCGTGCGCGCGGCAACCGGCTGGTCGGCATCCGCAACGGCATCGACGTCACGGTCTGGGACCCGGCCACCGATCCGCTGCTGCCGGCCGTATTCGAGGTCGGGCAGCTGAGCGGGCGGAGCCTGTGCAAGGCGGCGCTGCAGGCCCGGCTCGGTCTCGCCCGCGATCCGGACGCGTTGGTTTATGGCGTGGTCAGCCGCCTGACCTGGCAGAAGGGCATGGACCTGCTGCTGCAGTCGCTGCCGGCGCTGCTGGAGGGCGGAGGGCAATTGGCCGTGCTGGGTAGCGGTGAACGTTGGATGGAGGAGGGCTTCGCCCATGCGTCGCGGGTCCATCCGGGCCGTGTCGGCTGCATGTTCGGCTATGACGAAAGCCTCGCCCACCAGATCCAGGCCGGGTCGGATGCATTGCTGGTGCCGTCACGCTTCGAGCCCTGTGGCCTCACCCAGCTTTGTGCCCTGCGCTACGGCGCGCTGCCGGTGGTGGCCCGGGTCGGCGGCCTCGCCGACACCGTGGTCGATGCCAACGAGATGGCGCTGCAGGCCGGCGCCGGCAGTGGCGTGATGTTCGCCCCCGGCCAGCAGGAGATGCTGGAAGCCGCGCTGCACCGGACCGCGGAACTCTGGCGCGATCGCGCCCTCTGGCGTCAGCTCCAGCGCAACGCCATGCGCACCGACGTGTCCTGGGAGCGTCCGGCCGCCCGCTACGCCGCGCTCTTCCGCGACGTGGCGGGGCACGGAACCCTCTCGCGCGCCGCATGA